In Pseudobacter ginsenosidimutans, the following are encoded in one genomic region:
- a CDS encoding aldo/keto reductase, translated as MEYRKLGETEVEASVITFGAWAIGGWMWGGADRQDAVKAIRAAYNEGVTSIDTAPIYGMGVSEEIVAEAIDGIPRDKVQILTKFGMRWDVKQGDFVMHSKDNYGKEIDIYKLASKESVIHEVEQCLRRLKTDYIDLFQLHWPDVTTPIAETMEALGTLVKQGKIRAAGVCNYDANQMKEAEQTIRLASDQVSYSMIYRDIEKELVPYCIDNKKSIIAYSPLQRGLLTGKIKPGHQFGEGDTREGNRFYTEANIIKTNKFLDEIRPLAEAKSATLGQLVLAWTIRQPGITIALAGARNEEQAVQNARAAAVKLSHEEVLFINKKLADSGF; from the coding sequence ATGGAATATAGAAAACTAGGCGAAACAGAGGTTGAAGCATCGGTGATCACTTTTGGAGCATGGGCCATCGGTGGATGGATGTGGGGTGGGGCAGACAGGCAGGACGCCGTGAAGGCCATCCGTGCTGCCTACAATGAAGGCGTTACCAGTATCGATACTGCGCCAATTTACGGAATGGGTGTGAGCGAGGAGATCGTGGCCGAAGCCATCGACGGTATTCCCCGCGACAAAGTGCAGATCCTTACAAAATTCGGCATGCGCTGGGATGTGAAGCAGGGAGATTTTGTGATGCATTCCAAAGACAATTACGGAAAAGAGATCGATATCTATAAACTGGCATCGAAAGAAAGTGTGATCCATGAAGTGGAGCAATGCCTGCGCAGACTGAAAACGGATTATATCGATCTGTTCCAGTTGCACTGGCCTGATGTAACCACACCAATTGCGGAGACGATGGAAGCGCTTGGCACTCTGGTGAAACAGGGGAAGATCAGGGCTGCAGGAGTTTGCAACTATGATGCCAACCAGATGAAAGAAGCGGAGCAGACCATCAGGCTGGCTTCCGACCAGGTGAGCTACAGTATGATCTACCGCGATATTGAAAAGGAGCTGGTGCCTTATTGCATCGACAATAAAAAATCGATCATCGCTTATAGTCCGCTGCAAAGGGGCTTACTCACCGGCAAGATCAAACCCGGCCACCAGTTCGGCGAAGGCGATACCCGCGAGGGAAACCGTTTCTATACCGAGGCAAATATTATAAAGACCAATAAGTTCCTGGACGAGATCAGGCCCCTGGCCGAGGCGAAGAGCGCCACACTGGGACAATTGGTACTGGCCTGGACCATCCGGCAGCCGGGGATCACCATAGCGCTGGCAGGGGCAAGGAATGAGGAACAGGCTGTGCAAAATGCCAGGGCGGCAGCTGTAAAGCTGAGCCATGAGGAGGTGCTTTTCATCAATAAAAAACTGGCAGATTCCGGTTTTTAA